The following are from one region of the Jatrophihabitans telluris genome:
- a CDS encoding ABC transporter permease subunit: MSAATGTPVLQGSGPSIGLGNVLRSEWTKLTTVRSTYWTAVVALLSTVALGAAICARMAQEISIGKQTVDGLDATTFSLSGIYLAQIAAGALGVLVVSSEYGTGMIRASLAAVPQRGALLGAKAAVFGAASLVLGEIMSFGAFGVGQALLGRAHAGVSLSDPGVLRAVFGGGLYLCTVGLLGLAIGVLVRHTAGALSAFFGVLFAPSVVIDLLPPSWHNAIHYMPANAGSQILTVQRGAGALAPWAGFALFCTYGAAAMAAGYVLLLRRDS, from the coding sequence ATGAGCGCCGCCACCGGCACACCGGTCCTGCAGGGCTCTGGCCCGTCCATCGGCCTTGGGAACGTCCTTCGCTCGGAGTGGACCAAGCTCACCACCGTCCGCTCCACATACTGGACCGCCGTGGTCGCCCTGCTGTCGACGGTCGCGCTCGGCGCGGCCATCTGCGCGCGCATGGCCCAAGAGATCTCCATCGGCAAGCAAACCGTCGACGGGTTGGATGCGACGACCTTCAGTCTCAGCGGAATCTACCTCGCGCAGATCGCGGCCGGCGCCCTCGGTGTGCTGGTGGTCAGTTCCGAATACGGCACCGGCATGATCCGCGCGAGTCTGGCTGCCGTGCCGCAACGAGGCGCCCTCCTGGGCGCCAAGGCGGCCGTTTTCGGCGCCGCGAGCCTGGTTCTCGGCGAAATCATGTCCTTCGGCGCCTTCGGGGTGGGCCAGGCCCTGCTGGGCCGGGCGCACGCCGGAGTCTCGCTCAGCGATCCCGGCGTGCTGCGCGCGGTCTTCGGCGGCGGTCTGTACCTGTGCACAGTCGGCCTGCTCGGGCTCGCGATCGGGGTACTCGTCAGGCACACGGCAGGCGCGCTGTCCGCCTTCTTCGGAGTTCTCTTCGCGCCCAGCGTGGTCATCGACCTGCTACCGCCCAGCTGGCACAACGCCATCCACTACATGCCCGCCAACGCCGGCTCGCAGATCCTCACCGTGCAACGCGGCGCCGGTGCCCTGGCGCCATGGGCCGGCTTCGCCCTGTTCTGTACCTACGGAGCAGCAGCTATGGCTGCCGGGTACGTGCTGCTGCTTCGCCGCGACAGCTGA
- a CDS encoding SDR family oxidoreductase, protein MILVAGGTGTLGRQVVARLVSSGHQVRVLTRVAAHAAGLGAQVSIGDVRDPSSLAAASTGCETVVAATHGFLGGRGGGPEAIDNHGNANLIRAAVDAEVSHFVLLSVLGASAAHPLSLHRAKHAAEQHLYNSGLSWTVLRPSAYVETWTGVIGAPLADGGPALVFGHGDNPINFIAASDVAALVERAITDESLRCETIDVPGPDNLTMTEFARLLGARRIKRIPRGALRAMSIAAAPVAPAFARRAATALVMDTTDMTADAHSLCARFPDLSWRSASDVLRSREA, encoded by the coding sequence GTGATCCTCGTCGCCGGCGGCACCGGCACGCTCGGCCGCCAGGTAGTCGCCCGCCTGGTGTCATCCGGCCATCAGGTACGGGTGCTGACCCGTGTCGCTGCCCACGCCGCGGGACTCGGTGCGCAGGTCTCGATCGGTGACGTGCGCGATCCGTCCAGCCTGGCAGCCGCGTCCACCGGATGCGAGACCGTGGTGGCGGCGACGCACGGCTTTCTCGGCGGACGCGGAGGCGGCCCCGAGGCGATCGACAATCACGGCAACGCGAATCTGATCCGAGCAGCGGTCGATGCGGAGGTCTCGCATTTCGTGCTGCTCTCGGTGCTCGGCGCGAGTGCGGCCCATCCGCTGTCACTGCATCGAGCCAAGCATGCCGCCGAGCAACACCTCTACAACAGCGGCCTTTCCTGGACGGTGCTGCGGCCGTCGGCCTACGTCGAGACCTGGACGGGCGTGATCGGCGCCCCGCTGGCCGACGGCGGCCCGGCGCTCGTGTTCGGCCACGGCGACAATCCGATCAACTTCATCGCGGCCTCCGACGTGGCCGCGCTCGTCGAACGCGCGATCACCGATGAATCGCTGCGCTGCGAGACCATCGACGTTCCCGGACCGGACAACCTGACGATGACGGAGTTCGCTCGTTTGCTCGGAGCGCGTCGGATCAAACGGATCCCACGCGGCGCACTTCGCGCCATGTCCATCGCCGCCGCACCGGTCGCTCCGGCCTTCGCCCGGCGCGCGGCCACCGCGTTGGTCATGGACACCACCGACATGACCGCCGACGCGCACTCGCTGTGCGCGAGGTTCCCCGACCTGTCCTGGCGTTCGGCCTCCGACGTCCTGCGCTCGCGCGAGGCGTGA
- a CDS encoding substrate-binding domain-containing protein gives MLNRPERVSASTRERVLRAMDELGFSRDSSAAATGAGSAPPPEELASSPREPDRRSAGIVAVAKRARVSVGTVSNVLNRPDKVTPKTRDRVLRAIEELGFVRNEAARQLRIGRSRTVGLIVLDVANPFFVDIAGGAEKTAEKSGLSLVICNSSELPDREAHYLSLLEEQRSFGILLTPVMTKNPRIEEIRKRGTPVVLVDRASGRGQCSVSVDDVSGGQSAVNHLIGQGHERIAFVGGPRSIKQVQDRLKGSRLALDEAGMPTSSLVTFDTDALTVAEGRRAGAWLSGLSRADRPTAAFCANDLLALGLLQEMTSQGRSVPQDLAIIGYDDIDFASAAAVPLSSVRQPRQLLGQTATELLIDEAAGDPAHKHRQVVFQPELVVRDSTRLRRAHPKRG, from the coding sequence GTGTTGAATCGTCCCGAGCGGGTTTCGGCGTCCACCCGCGAACGAGTGCTCCGGGCGATGGACGAACTCGGCTTCAGTCGCGACTCATCGGCTGCGGCAACGGGCGCGGGGTCGGCGCCCCCGCCGGAGGAGCTCGCGTCGTCCCCGCGCGAGCCGGACCGTCGATCGGCCGGGATCGTTGCGGTCGCCAAGCGCGCCCGGGTGTCGGTGGGGACGGTCTCGAATGTGCTCAACCGCCCCGACAAGGTGACGCCCAAGACCCGAGACCGCGTGCTGCGCGCGATCGAGGAACTGGGCTTCGTCCGCAACGAGGCGGCGCGGCAGCTGCGCATCGGGCGGAGCCGCACCGTCGGGCTGATCGTGCTCGACGTGGCCAACCCGTTCTTCGTCGACATCGCGGGCGGGGCTGAGAAGACCGCGGAGAAGTCCGGCCTGTCGCTGGTCATCTGCAACAGCTCCGAGCTTCCCGATCGCGAGGCCCACTACCTGAGCCTGCTGGAGGAGCAGCGAAGCTTCGGGATTCTGCTCACGCCGGTGATGACGAAGAACCCGCGGATCGAGGAGATCCGCAAGCGGGGCACGCCGGTCGTACTCGTCGACCGGGCTTCCGGCCGTGGGCAGTGCTCGGTATCGGTGGACGACGTCTCAGGTGGGCAGAGCGCGGTGAACCACCTGATCGGCCAGGGACACGAGAGGATCGCGTTCGTGGGCGGCCCGCGTTCGATCAAGCAGGTTCAGGATCGTCTGAAGGGTTCACGCCTGGCCCTGGACGAGGCCGGGATGCCTACCTCCTCGCTGGTCACGTTCGACACCGACGCGCTCACCGTCGCCGAGGGTCGGCGCGCGGGCGCTTGGCTGTCCGGACTCAGCCGGGCGGACCGCCCCACGGCGGCATTCTGCGCCAACGACCTGCTCGCGCTCGGACTCCTGCAGGAGATGACCAGCCAAGGACGATCCGTTCCGCAGGATTTGGCCATCATCGGTTACGACGACATCGACTTCGCCTCCGCGGCGGCGGTTCCCCTCAGCTCGGTCAGGCAGCCCCGCCAGTTGCTCGGACAGACCGCGACGGAGCTGTTGATCGACGAGGCCGCAGGCGACCCGGCACACAAGCATCGCCAGGTCGTGTTCCAGCCCGAGCTCGTCGTTCGCGATTCCACCCGGCTGCGGCGGGCTCACCCCAAGCGTGGCTGA
- a CDS encoding nuclear transport factor 2 family protein, translating to MNDPRSVIDHLVQVTNDHDLNALVDCFAPDYVNQTPAHPARGFLGRDQVRRNWATIFAGVPDLSVRVVAAASDGDEAWTEWQMAGTRVDGQPHAMAGVIVFVVRQGLISSGRFYLEPLDVSSGNADTAVDRLINGSAS from the coding sequence ATGAACGACCCGCGCAGCGTCATCGATCATCTGGTCCAGGTAACGAACGACCACGACCTCAACGCGCTGGTCGACTGCTTCGCCCCGGACTACGTCAACCAGACGCCCGCGCATCCGGCACGCGGATTTCTCGGCCGCGATCAGGTCAGGCGCAACTGGGCCACGATCTTCGCCGGTGTTCCTGATCTGTCCGTGCGCGTGGTGGCGGCTGCGAGCGACGGTGACGAGGCCTGGACCGAATGGCAGATGGCCGGAACGCGCGTCGACGGACAACCGCATGCGATGGCGGGCGTCATCGTTTTCGTCGTGCGACAAGGACTGATCTCGTCCGGACGGTTCTACCTCGAGCCGCTCGATGTGTCCAGCGGTAACGCCGATACCGCCGTCGATCGGCTGATCAACGGTTCGGCGTCGTGA
- a CDS encoding ABC transporter ATP-binding protein: protein MISVRDLHKHYGTARAVDGLSFEVRPGHVTGFLGPNGAGKSTTMRMIMGLDAPSSGTATVNGRPYRDIHRPMFEVGAVLEARAVHGGRSAFNHLLCLAQSNGIGPRRVREVLELVGLDGVARRRAQGFSLGMAQRLGLAVALLGDPPVLLCDEPVNGLDPEGILWIRTLLRRLAEEGRTVLVSSHLMSEMALTADHVVVIAQGRLLAEGPTAQIIAHGAVSEVTLRSPQAAAFSPVLQLAGADVSPGGDGPETLRITGLSAVRVGELAAQRHITLHELTTRAPSLEEAFMALTRSHLDFQIAEANAS, encoded by the coding sequence ATGATCTCGGTCCGGGACCTGCACAAGCACTACGGAACCGCCCGCGCGGTGGACGGGCTGTCCTTCGAGGTTCGGCCGGGGCACGTAACCGGATTCCTCGGACCGAACGGAGCCGGCAAGTCCACGACGATGCGAATGATCATGGGCCTGGACGCACCGTCGTCGGGGACCGCTACCGTCAACGGACGCCCGTACCGTGACATCCACCGGCCGATGTTCGAGGTCGGAGCCGTCCTCGAGGCCAGGGCGGTACACGGGGGTCGTAGCGCGTTCAATCACCTGCTCTGTCTGGCGCAGAGCAACGGTATCGGTCCTCGACGCGTCCGCGAGGTGTTGGAACTCGTCGGTCTGGACGGTGTCGCCCGTCGGCGCGCGCAGGGATTTTCGCTCGGGATGGCGCAACGACTCGGGCTGGCCGTCGCGCTGCTCGGCGACCCGCCGGTGCTGCTCTGCGACGAACCCGTCAACGGCCTTGATCCAGAGGGGATTCTCTGGATCCGCACCCTGTTGCGCCGGCTGGCCGAAGAGGGCCGGACGGTGCTGGTGTCCAGCCACTTGATGAGCGAGATGGCGCTGACTGCCGATCATGTGGTCGTCATAGCTCAGGGGCGCTTGCTCGCCGAAGGTCCCACCGCGCAGATCATCGCCCATGGCGCGGTGAGCGAGGTGACCCTCCGCTCGCCACAGGCGGCCGCCTTCAGTCCTGTGCTTCAACTCGCCGGCGCAGACGTATCCCCGGGCGGCGACGGTCCCGAGACGCTGCGTATCACGGGGTTGAGCGCCGTGCGGGTGGGTGAGCTGGCCGCGCAGCGGCACATCACGCTGCACGAACTGACCACCCGTGCCCCGTCCTTGGAGGAGGCCTTCATGGCTCTGACCCGTAGCCATCTCGATTTCCAGATAGCAGAAGCGAACGCGTCATGA
- a CDS encoding TIGR03557 family F420-dependent LLM class oxidoreductase yields MRIGYFLSCEEYDAHQVIEQAKLAEQAGFDCLWISDHFHPWNDEQGNSPFVWSVIGALSQVTSLPIATAVTCPTVRIHPAIVAQAAATAAHLTNGRFVLGVGSGEALNEHITAARWPNADERLAMLEEAVEVMRALWSGEYVNHHGPHYQVENARLFTLPAQPPPVYISGFGPKASALAGRIGDGYVTTKPDQDLIRVFRDNGGEGKPMQAGYKVCWSGDREAAVRTAHALWANESLPGELAQTLPSPAHFAQASQLVTPEMVADSITCGDDVQAHVDAFIPFAEAGFDDIHISQVGAARDSTSAEGFFEFYATKVLPRLREL; encoded by the coding sequence ATGCGGATCGGCTACTTCTTGTCGTGCGAAGAATACGACGCTCATCAGGTCATCGAGCAGGCGAAGCTGGCCGAACAGGCCGGCTTCGACTGCCTGTGGATCTCCGACCACTTCCACCCGTGGAACGACGAGCAGGGCAACTCCCCGTTCGTCTGGTCCGTCATCGGCGCGCTTTCTCAGGTCACCAGCCTGCCCATCGCGACGGCGGTGACCTGCCCGACAGTGCGCATCCATCCGGCAATCGTGGCCCAGGCAGCGGCAACCGCCGCACACCTGACCAACGGCAGGTTCGTCCTTGGTGTGGGCAGCGGCGAAGCGCTGAACGAGCACATAACCGCCGCTCGGTGGCCGAACGCCGATGAGCGGCTGGCCATGCTCGAGGAGGCCGTCGAGGTCATGCGCGCCCTGTGGAGCGGCGAGTACGTCAACCACCACGGCCCGCACTACCAGGTCGAGAACGCTCGGCTCTTCACGTTGCCCGCCCAGCCGCCACCGGTATACATCTCCGGCTTCGGGCCGAAGGCTTCGGCGTTGGCCGGCCGGATCGGCGACGGGTACGTCACGACGAAGCCGGACCAGGACCTCATCCGGGTGTTTCGCGACAACGGCGGCGAGGGCAAGCCCATGCAGGCCGGCTACAAGGTCTGCTGGTCCGGTGATCGGGAGGCGGCCGTCAGGACGGCGCACGCGTTGTGGGCAAACGAGTCCCTGCCGGGGGAGTTGGCCCAGACCTTGCCCAGTCCCGCGCACTTCGCGCAGGCCAGCCAACTCGTCACGCCGGAGATGGTGGCCGATTCGATCACCTGTGGCGACGACGTCCAGGCCCACGTCGATGCGTTCATCCCCTTTGCCGAGGCCGGGTTCGACGACATTCACATCAGCCAGGTGGGTGCCGCCCGCGACTCGACCAGCGCCGAAGGCTTCTTCGAGTTCTACGCCACGAAGGTCCTGCCGCGGCTGCGGGAGCTGTGA
- the phoU gene encoding phosphate signaling complex protein PhoU, producing MQARSQYHAELDHVWQSLYELAELARLAMVRGSLALEEADLQIAEQVIAGDVQLDTRRAELDELVFTLLATQQPVATDLRLLTATIPAAAGLERMGDLAAHVARAARLRYPDHAVPEPLRATITGMGEVAVGLAADVAAALASRDPTLAARVPAGDEEMTRLHRQMFALLLAEHTGARVNTAIDVSLLGRYFERYADQAVSVARRVYFVITAEHLAPVEPREGWSGGRR from the coding sequence GTGCAGGCACGAAGCCAGTACCACGCTGAACTCGACCACGTCTGGCAGTCCCTGTACGAGCTGGCCGAACTCGCTCGCCTCGCGATGGTCCGCGGATCGCTCGCCCTCGAGGAGGCCGACCTCCAGATTGCCGAGCAGGTCATCGCCGGTGATGTCCAGCTCGACACCCGGCGGGCTGAACTCGACGAACTCGTATTCACCCTCCTTGCCACCCAGCAACCGGTCGCCACCGACCTGCGGCTGCTGACCGCGACCATCCCGGCCGCCGCCGGCCTCGAGCGCATGGGTGACCTGGCGGCGCACGTAGCCCGGGCGGCCCGGCTGAGATATCCCGACCATGCCGTGCCCGAACCGCTGCGTGCCACGATCACGGGCATGGGAGAAGTCGCGGTCGGCCTCGCCGCCGACGTCGCCGCGGCGCTCGCGAGCCGCGACCCGACGCTGGCGGCCAGAGTGCCCGCCGGCGACGAGGAGATGACCCGGTTGCACCGGCAGATGTTTGCGCTGCTGCTCGCCGAGCACACCGGAGCGCGGGTCAACACCGCCATCGATGTCAGCCTGCTCGGCCGTTACTTCGAGCGCTACGCCGACCAAGCGGTTTCGGTCGCGCGACGCGTCTATTTCGTCATCACGGCCGAGCACCTGGCGCCGGTCGAGCCGCGTGAAGGATGGTCCGGAGGCCGTCGCTGA
- a CDS encoding TetR/AcrR family transcriptional regulator, with the protein MPEVKVRRRYDASRRQEQAARTRSGILDIARQQLLESGYAATTIAGIAAQAEVSVETVYKAFGGKSGVVRALWERGLRGSQGQGRGAVPAPARSDALSTSESDPRVVLRGWGRLTTEVAPEVGPIMLLIRAASASDPDMAELLAEAEGQRRERMRRNARRLQRRGWLRPGLSVTQASDILWTYSSAEFYDLLVLKSGWSAGRYGDFVGEALIAALLPPVPSRIATAPDRRRAADQPRLG; encoded by the coding sequence ATGCCGGAAGTCAAGGTCAGGCGCCGCTACGACGCCAGCCGCCGTCAGGAACAGGCCGCGCGGACCCGCTCCGGCATTCTCGACATCGCCCGTCAGCAGCTGCTCGAATCGGGCTACGCCGCTACGACCATCGCCGGGATCGCCGCGCAGGCCGAGGTCTCCGTCGAGACCGTCTACAAGGCCTTCGGAGGCAAGTCAGGGGTTGTGCGCGCGTTGTGGGAGCGCGGCCTGCGGGGCTCCCAAGGCCAAGGACGTGGGGCTGTGCCCGCGCCGGCTCGTTCAGATGCGCTGAGCACGTCCGAGAGTGACCCCCGGGTGGTCCTGCGCGGTTGGGGGAGGCTCACCACCGAGGTCGCTCCGGAGGTCGGCCCGATCATGCTCCTGATCCGCGCCGCATCGGCGTCCGACCCCGACATGGCCGAGCTGCTGGCCGAGGCCGAGGGACAACGCCGGGAACGTATGCGGCGCAACGCCCGTAGGTTGCAGCGCCGTGGCTGGCTTCGGCCGGGCTTATCCGTCACCCAGGCGTCCGACATTCTGTGGACCTACAGCTCGGCCGAGTTCTACGACCTGCTCGTACTCAAATCCGGATGGTCCGCCGGGCGGTACGGGGACTTCGTCGGCGAGGCACTCATCGCGGCCCTGTTGCCGCCCGTACCGAGCCGAATTGCTACCGCCCCCGATCGGCGGCGCGCTGCCGATCAGCCACGCTTGGGGTGA
- a CDS encoding glycoside hydrolase family 15 protein, which yields MSVAGLGRAGPGRRDGAGYIDIAEYAAIGDGRTVALIASDGRIDWLPLPDLDSVPAFAAVLDAADGGFMSLAPVGPYTVQRSYVEGTNVLCTVYRTPSGQARVTDSMNTGVAGRLPWAELVRRLSGLSGSVEFEATVRPGTCLNTASPWLEPGPETTLIRLDGLTMSVQSRGHDHIERDDREVRFRFRSEVGVDHLIGLVATEREPLQVPSLQALDEGVDRTIANWQDWSSAFHWDGEWSGPVHRSALALKLLIHAPTGAIAAAATTSLPEDPSGGKNWDYRYAWVRDMAYSLKALFRFGLREETHSAISWLLATIREHGPDPAVFYQLDGTPSHERTEPDVPGWRGIGPVVTGNRAVSQLQLGVYGDLLDIVARYVDAGNVLDTETARQLEAVADLACDRWRRPDAGMWELPEERHYVTSKLGCWQALVTAVRLCEQGHLAADPSRWRAEAVRIRQWVDEHGWSEQRQAYRWYPGTDELDASILLHAISGFDRGERMSRTLDALQDELGSGPHLFRYSGMHHEEGSFVACSFWMVSALHLCGRSEQARQRFEELLASSNEVGLFAEMLTPADGAFLGNFPQALSLLALINAAITLSEDPKEVS from the coding sequence GTGAGCGTCGCTGGGCTGGGGCGGGCCGGGCCGGGCCGCCGGGATGGGGCCGGCTATATCGACATCGCCGAGTACGCCGCGATCGGCGACGGCCGGACCGTGGCCCTGATCGCCTCCGACGGCCGGATCGACTGGTTGCCGCTGCCCGATCTCGACTCGGTACCGGCCTTCGCGGCGGTGCTCGACGCGGCTGACGGGGGCTTCATGTCCCTGGCTCCGGTCGGGCCGTACACGGTGCAACGGTCATATGTGGAAGGCACAAACGTGCTGTGCACGGTCTATCGCACGCCCTCTGGCCAGGCGCGCGTGACGGACTCGATGAACACGGGCGTCGCCGGCCGGCTGCCGTGGGCCGAGCTTGTCCGGCGGCTGAGTGGGCTTTCCGGATCGGTGGAATTCGAGGCGACGGTACGTCCTGGCACCTGCCTCAACACGGCCTCACCGTGGCTGGAGCCCGGCCCGGAGACGACGCTCATTCGACTCGACGGCCTGACCATGAGCGTCCAGTCGCGCGGCCACGACCATATCGAGCGCGACGATCGGGAAGTCCGTTTCCGATTCAGGAGCGAAGTCGGGGTGGATCACCTGATCGGGCTGGTCGCGACGGAGCGCGAACCGCTGCAGGTCCCGTCCCTGCAGGCGTTGGACGAGGGTGTGGACCGCACGATCGCCAACTGGCAGGACTGGAGTTCAGCCTTCCATTGGGACGGTGAGTGGTCCGGGCCCGTGCATCGAAGCGCCCTGGCGCTGAAACTGCTGATCCATGCGCCGACCGGGGCGATCGCCGCCGCGGCGACCACGTCCCTGCCCGAGGATCCAAGCGGCGGTAAGAATTGGGACTACCGCTACGCCTGGGTTCGAGACATGGCGTACTCGTTGAAGGCGCTGTTCCGCTTCGGCCTGCGGGAGGAGACACACAGCGCCATCAGCTGGCTGCTGGCCACGATTCGCGAGCACGGCCCGGATCCGGCGGTGTTCTATCAGCTCGACGGCACCCCGTCCCACGAACGAACCGAGCCAGACGTCCCGGGCTGGCGCGGGATCGGGCCGGTGGTGACGGGTAACCGTGCGGTGAGCCAGTTGCAACTCGGTGTCTATGGCGACTTGCTGGACATCGTGGCTCGCTACGTCGACGCCGGCAACGTGCTGGACACCGAGACGGCTCGTCAGCTCGAAGCAGTCGCCGACCTTGCCTGCGATCGCTGGCGACGGCCGGACGCGGGTATGTGGGAGTTGCCCGAAGAACGGCACTACGTCACGTCGAAACTGGGCTGCTGGCAGGCGCTGGTGACAGCCGTGCGCCTGTGCGAACAGGGCCACCTTGCCGCGGACCCGTCGCGATGGCGGGCCGAGGCGGTCCGCATTCGTCAGTGGGTCGACGAGCACGGCTGGTCCGAACAACGCCAGGCCTACCGGTGGTACCCCGGCACCGACGAGCTTGACGCCTCGATCCTCCTGCATGCCATCAGTGGTTTCGACCGAGGCGAGCGCATGAGTCGCACTCTGGACGCGTTGCAGGACGAACTCGGCTCCGGGCCCCACCTCTTCCGCTACAGCGGGATGCACCACGAGGAAGGCAGCTTTGTCGCCTGTTCCTTCTGGATGGTGTCCGCGCTGCACCTGTGTGGCCGAAGCGAACAGGCCCGTCAGCGTTTCGAGGAGCTGCTCGCCTCGTCCAACGAAGTGGGCCTGTTCGCGGAGATGCTCACACCCGCCGACGGAGCCTTCCTCGGTAACTTCCCGCAGGCCCTGAGTCTGCTGGCCCTGATCAACGCCGCGATAACCTTGTCCGAAGACCCGAAGGAGGTGAGCTGA
- a CDS encoding sugar ABC transporter ATP-binding protein, translating into MAGADTGVLGLAGVSKSFGSVAALTDVSISLMGGQVHALAGENGAGKSTLIKTLAGVYQPDAGTVLLNGEPVVFRGPADARDAGVAVIYQEPTLFPDLSVAENIFMGRQPRASLGRVDHKAIKQATANLFARLGVQLAPDDVARGLSIADQQMVEIAKALSFDAKVLIMDEPTAAITASEVARLFAVVRTLRDQGAAVLFISHRLEEVFSLCDSVTTLRDGRWISSEPVSELTEDGLIRRMVGRDLDQLYPKQVAEIGEVALHVERLTREGAFADISFDVRKGEIVALAGLVGAGRTEVARAIFGVDRSHAGAVTVNGRRLRPGSPSAAMSSGLALVPEDRREQGLVMDMPIGRNICLPGLGALGIAGFMLPRRERSRAKDWAKRLQVKYNKLADSVSTLSGGNQQKVVLAKWLAINPHVLIVDEPTRGIDVGTKAEVHRLLSGLAAQGLAILMISSDLPEVLGMADRVLVMREGRLVAQFSRDEATEENVVSAATRSGVGEAA; encoded by the coding sequence ATGGCAGGAGCAGACACCGGCGTGCTGGGCCTGGCGGGTGTCAGCAAGTCATTTGGCAGCGTCGCCGCCCTCACCGACGTGTCCATCTCGCTCATGGGTGGGCAGGTCCACGCACTCGCCGGCGAGAACGGGGCCGGTAAGTCGACCCTGATCAAGACCCTGGCCGGGGTGTACCAGCCCGATGCCGGCACCGTGTTGCTCAACGGTGAGCCCGTCGTCTTTCGCGGGCCGGCGGATGCCCGCGATGCCGGCGTCGCGGTGATCTATCAGGAACCGACGCTGTTCCCGGACCTGTCGGTCGCCGAGAACATCTTCATGGGGCGCCAGCCCCGGGCAAGCCTGGGCCGGGTGGACCACAAGGCGATCAAGCAGGCCACCGCGAATCTCTTCGCCCGCCTCGGGGTCCAACTCGCCCCCGATGACGTCGCCCGCGGGCTGTCCATCGCCGACCAGCAGATGGTCGAGATCGCCAAGGCGCTTTCCTTCGACGCGAAGGTGCTGATCATGGACGAGCCGACCGCGGCCATCACGGCCAGCGAAGTGGCGCGCCTGTTCGCCGTCGTCCGGACGCTGCGCGACCAAGGTGCGGCAGTGCTGTTCATCTCGCATCGCCTGGAGGAGGTCTTCAGCCTCTGCGATTCGGTCACCACCTTGCGCGACGGCCGCTGGATCTCCAGCGAGCCGGTGAGCGAGCTGACCGAGGACGGCCTGATCCGCCGCATGGTCGGCCGCGACCTCGACCAGCTCTACCCCAAGCAGGTGGCCGAGATCGGCGAGGTCGCCCTGCACGTCGAGCGGCTCACCCGCGAAGGTGCCTTCGCCGACATCAGTTTTGACGTCCGCAAGGGCGAGATCGTGGCGCTGGCTGGTCTGGTGGGCGCGGGACGCACCGAGGTGGCGCGTGCGATCTTCGGCGTCGATCGCAGCCACGCGGGCGCGGTCACCGTCAACGGCAGGCGGCTGAGGCCCGGCTCGCCCAGTGCGGCGATGTCGTCCGGCCTGGCCCTGGTGCCCGAGGACCGACGTGAGCAGGGCCTGGTCATGGACATGCCGATCGGTCGCAACATCTGCCTACCCGGGCTCGGCGCACTGGGCATCGCCGGGTTCATGCTGCCGCGCCGGGAACGTTCCCGAGCCAAGGACTGGGCCAAACGCCTACAGGTCAAGTACAACAAGCTGGCCGACTCCGTCTCGACCCTGTCCGGCGGTAATCAGCAGAAGGTGGTGCTGGCCAAGTGGCTGGCCATCAACCCACACGTTCTCATCGTCGACGAACCGACCCGGGGCATCGACGTGGGAACGAAGGCCGAGGTACATCGGCTGCTGTCCGGTCTGGCCGCGCAGGGACTGGCCATTCTCATGATTTCCTCCGACCTTCCCGAGGTCCTCGGGATGGCCGACCGGGTGCTGGTCATGCGTGAGGGACGGCTCGTCGCCCAGTTCTCACGGGACGAGGCCACCGAGGAGAACGTCGTCAGCGCGGCGACCCGGTCCGGCGTGGGAGAGGCCGCGTGA